The Streptomyces sp. B3I8 nucleotide sequence GCTGCCGGAGAGCCCCGCGCTCTACCCGGAGGGCGACCTGACGGACGAGCCCGAGCAGGTCATGGTGGCCGAGCTGATCCGCGAGGCGGCGCTGGAGGGGGTGCGGGACGAGTTGCCGCACTCGATCGCGGTGGTGGTGGAGGAGATGCTGCCGCGCGAGGACCGGCCGGCGGACAGGCCGTTGCTCGACATCCACGCCAACGTGTTCATCGAGCGGCCCAGCCAGAAGGGGATCATCATCGGTCCCAAGGGGAAGCGGCTGAAGGACGTGGGGATCAAGTCGCGCAAGCAGATCGAGGCGTTGCTGGGGACGCCGGTGTTCCTGGACCTGCATGTGAAGGTGGCGAAGGACTGGCAGCGGGATCCCAAGCAGTTGCGGCGGCTGGGGTTCTGACGGGGGGGGTTCCGCCCCCGCCGCCCTTGCCCGTCCCCTCCCTGAGAGGCTCTGCGCCTCCGGCCCCGGGAGAGCTCGGGTGGGTGGGGTCGCGTGGGGAGTGCGGGTGGGTGGGAGCTGCTCGCGCCCGCGCGGCGGAGCCGCGGATCGCCACGGGCCGCGCCCCTGACGGGGCACGGCCCGTCCCCGTCACGCCGAGCGGCCGAAGCCGATCGTCGGGACCGCGCGGCGCAGGGGCCAGGGGCGGGCGTGGTTCTCGGGGAGCAGGTCGGCGAGGAAGGCGTAGCGGCGTAGGGCTGCCGGGTCCTGGTCGTCGTAGAACTGCACCCGGCGCCACCAGGCCGCGACCTCCGACCAGCCCGGTGCCGACAGCGAGCCGCCGAACTCCTGGACGGAGAGCGCGGCGGTGAGGCCGGCGAAGGCGAGGCGGTCGGCGAGCGGCCAGCCGGCCAGGGAGCCGGTGACGAAGCCGGCCACGAACACGTCGCCCGCGCCGGTCGGGTCGAGGGCCTCGACCTCGATCGCCGGCACCTCCGCCGTCTCGCCGGTGCGGGCGTCCACCGCGTAGGCGCCCTCCGCGCCCAGCGTCACCACGGCCACCGGGACGTGCGCGGTGAGCGCGTGCGCGGCGGTGCGCGGGCAGTCGGCGCCGGTGTAGCGCATGGCCTCCTCGGCGTTGGGCAGGAACGCCTCGCAGTGGGCGAGGTCGGGCAGTCCCGCCAGGTCCCAGGCACCGGTGTCGTCCCAGCCGACGTCGGCGAAGATCCGCGTGCCCGCGCGGGCGGCCTCGGCGATCCAGGGTGCCCGGACGCCCGGCACGAGCGAGGCGATGGCGGCGCGGGCCCGCGGCGGGTGGTCGGGGGCGCTCTCCTGGGCGAGTGCGGCCTCCTGCGGCGGTTCGTGTCCGTGGGAGACCATCGTGCGCTCCCCCTCGTAGGCCATGGACACGGTGACCGGCGAGTGCCAGCCGGGCACCGTGCGGGAGGGGCCGAG carries:
- a CDS encoding carbohydrate kinase family protein, whose amino-acid sequence is MTPSTGEGPHSPAHVDPLAALRTPDDPPWDVYLTGTVFLDIVFTGLDSAPVRGTESWARGMGSSPGGVANMATALARLGLRTSLAAAFGDDHYGEYCWDALERGEGIDLGPSRTVPGWHSPVTVSMAYEGERTMVSHGHEPPQEAALAQESAPDHPPRARAAIASLVPGVRAPWIAEAARAGTRIFADVGWDDTGAWDLAGLPDLAHCEAFLPNAEEAMRYTGADCPRTAAHALTAHVPVAVVTLGAEGAYAVDARTGETAEVPAIEVEALDPTGAGDVFVAGFVTGSLAGWPLADRLAFAGLTAALSVQEFGGSLSAPGWSEVAAWWRRVQFYDDQDPAALRRYAFLADLLPENHARPWPLRRAVPTIGFGRSA